A DNA window from Setaria viridis chromosome 2, Setaria_viridis_v4.0, whole genome shotgun sequence contains the following coding sequences:
- the LOC117845000 gene encoding 1-aminocyclopropane-1-carboxylate oxidase 1, giving the protein MAPTSSFPIIDMGLLAGEERPAAMDLLRDACENWGFFQILNHGISTKLMEEVERLTKDHYKRVREQRFLEFASKALKDGDGRGAQGVKAAENLDWESTFFVRHLPESNLADIPDLDDGYRRAMRRFAGELEALAERLLDLLCENLGLEKGYLARAFRGPSRGAPTFATKVSSYPPCPRPDLVKGLRAHTDAGGIILLFQDDRVGGLQLLKDGEWVDVPPTRHSIVVNLGDQLEVITNGRYKSVMHRVVAQTDGNRMSIASFYNPGSDAVIFPAPALVKADEASAAYPKFVFEDYMKLYVRHKFEAKEPRFKAFKSMETETSNRIAIA; this is encoded by the exons ATGGCACCGACGTCATCTTTCCCGATCATCGACATGGGGCTGCTCGCCGGGGAAGAGAGGCCGGCGGCAATGGACCTTTTGCGCGATGCGTGTGAGAACTGGGGCTTCTTTCAG ATTCTTAACCATGGCATCTCGACGAAGCTGATGGAAGAGGTGGAGAGGCTGACCAAGGACCACTACAAGCGGGTGCGCGAGCAGCGGTTCCTCGAGTTCGCGAGCAAGGCGCTcaaggacggcgacggccgcggcgcgcaGGGCGTTAAGGCGGCGGAGAACCTGGACTGGGAGAGCACCTTCTTCGTCCGCCACCTCCCGGAGTCCAACCTCGCCGACATCCCCGACCTCGACGACGGGTACCGGCGCGCGATGAGGCGGTTCGCCGGCGAGCTGGAGGCGCTGGCGGAGCGGCTGCTGGACCTGCTGTGCGAGAACCTTGGCCTGGAGAAGGGCTACCTCGCGCGCGCCTTCCGCGGGCCCAGCAGGGGCGCCCCGACCTTCGCGACCAAGGTGAGCAGCTATCCGCCGTGCCCGCGGCCGGATCTGGTGAAGGGCCTGCGCGCGCACACGGACGCCGGCGGCATCATCCTGCTGTTCCAGGACGACCGCGTCGGTGGGCTGCAGCTGCTCAAGGACGGCGAGTGGGTGGACGTGCCGCCCACGCGCCACTCCATCGTCGTCAACCTGGGCGACCAGCTGGAGGTGATCACCAACGGCAGGTACAAGAGCGTCATGCACCGGGTCGTGGCGCAGACCGACGGCAACAGGATGTCCATCGCCTCCTTCTACAACCCGGGCAGTGACGCCGTCATcttcccggcgccggcgctggtgaAGGCCGACGAGGCCTCGGCGGCGTACCCAAAGTTCGTGTTCGAGGACTACATGAAGCTGTATGTGCGGCACAAGTTCGAGGCCAAGGAGCCACGCTTCAAGGCCTTCAAGTCCATGGAGACCGAGACCTCCAACCGCATCGCCATCGCGTGA